In a genomic window of Syngnathus typhle isolate RoL2023-S1 ecotype Sweden linkage group LG4, RoL_Styp_1.0, whole genome shotgun sequence:
- the znf821 gene encoding zinc finger protein 821 isoform X1: MSRRKQTNPFKVDWPFHTSGITGFQHTINMDGRDEFTEGNECCGSNSQEVIGHESATEDSESDPDSSSNASTDDHMSAKRAPCRLQGAGVKEENEEGSDHNGNFVCPLCTLDFSSPEKLISHVYQQHTSLMSNSKSYVCPVCGRALSSPGSLGRHLLIHSEDRLSNCAVCGAHFTDTDNFNREKLKDVLDTTRLDASGGSDTCPLTHSLSSTPMSSAGPGSHSCHGPGPSPSSCQGPHSCQVHEPSSSLCQGHRTCHMSGSCQGPSSQGPSFPSLPDSLLSEGPSLASIPDALTSSSSGLPPIPDILNPMPVYPAGVLLVCNSCVAYQQLVESQSPMRKWALRRKNEPLESRLHRLERERTAKKNKRACETDEEREMRRLRDREAKRMQRMQESEDQRARRLQRDRDAMRLKRANETPEKRQARLIREREAKRIKRRLEKIDPTLRTQIEHDPAAMAALTADMNLFQFPCPVPVPSMGNGLFMKLP; this comes from the exons ATGTCCAGGCGAAAACAGACCAACCCCTTCAAAGTTGACT GGCCATTCCACACTTCCGGCATCACGGGATTTCAGCACACTATCAACATGGACGGCAGGGACGAGTTCACCGAAGGCAATGAGTGCTGCGGCAGCAACTCGCAGGAAGTGATCGGACACGAGAGCGCCACAG AAGACAGCGAAAGCGACCCGGACTCCTCGTCCAACGCCTCGACCGACGACCACATGAGTGCCAAGAGGGCGCCGTGCCGCCTGCAAGGAGCAGGAGTCAAAGAG GAGAATGAGGAAGGCTCCGACCACAACGGCAACTTTGTATGTCCTCTGTGCACGTTGGACTTTAGCAGCCCAGAGAAGCTCATCTCCCATGTCTACCAG CAGCACACAAGCCTGATGAGCAACAGCAAGAGCTACGTGTGTCCCGTCTGTGGGAGAGCACTGAGTTCACCTGGCTCGCTCGGACGGCATCTTCTCATTCACTCGGAAGACCGTCTCTCCAACTGCGCCGTGTGTGGCGCGCACTTCACAGACACCGACAACTTCAACAG GGAGAAGCTCAAGGATGTTCTGGACACGACCAGGCTGGATGCCTCCGGCGGAAGTGATACTTGTCCCCTTACCCACTCGCTTTCCAGTACTCCCATGTCCAGTGCGGGACCTGGCTCTCATTCCTGTCATGGACCTGGACCCAGCCCCAGTTCCTGTCAAGGTCCCCATTCATGTCAAGTCCATGAACCCAGCAGCAGCCTCTGTCAAGGCCATCGAACGTGTCACATGTCCGGCTCATGTCAAGGCCCCTCAAGCCAAGGGCCCTCGTTTCCCTCCTTGCCCGACAGTCTGCTGTCCGAAGGACCGTCGCTGGCGTCCATCCCAGATGccctcacctcctcctcctcaggtcTTCCTCCCATTCCGGACATCCTGAATCCGATGCCTGTGTATCCGGCCGGCGTGCTCCTGGTGTGCAACAGTTGCGTGGCCTACCAGCAGCTAGTGGAGTCCCAGTCCCCCATGCGCAAATGGGCCCTGCGCCGCAAGAACGAGCCCCTGGAGTCCCGCCTGCACCGGCTGGAGCGTGAGCGCACGGCCAAAAAGAACAAGCGCGCTTGCGAGACAGACGAGGAACGCGAGATGCGGCGTCTGCGCGACCGCGAGGCCAAGCGCATGCAGAGGATGCAGGAGTCGGAGGATCAGCGGGCACGGCGCCTGCAGCGGGACCGTGACGCCATGCGCCTTAAGAGGGCCAACGAGACGCCCGAGAAGCGGCAGGCCCGGCTCATCCGCGAGCGCGAGGCCAAGAGGATCAAGCGGCGGCTGGAGAAGATCGACCCCACGCTCAGGACGCAGATCGAGCACGACCCAGCCGCCATGGCTGCGCTCACGGCCGACATGAACCTCTTTCAATTCCCCTGCCCCGTGCCCGTCCCTTCCATGGGCAATGGACTCTTCATGAAGCTGCCCTAA
- the znf821 gene encoding zinc finger protein 821 isoform X2: MSRRKQTNPFKVDWPFHTSGITGFQHTINMDGRDEFTEGNECCGSNSQEVIGHESATEDSESDPDSSSNASTDDHMSAKRAPCRLQGAGVKEENEEGSDHNGNFVCPLCTLDFSSPEKLISHVYQHTSLMSNSKSYVCPVCGRALSSPGSLGRHLLIHSEDRLSNCAVCGAHFTDTDNFNREKLKDVLDTTRLDASGGSDTCPLTHSLSSTPMSSAGPGSHSCHGPGPSPSSCQGPHSCQVHEPSSSLCQGHRTCHMSGSCQGPSSQGPSFPSLPDSLLSEGPSLASIPDALTSSSSGLPPIPDILNPMPVYPAGVLLVCNSCVAYQQLVESQSPMRKWALRRKNEPLESRLHRLERERTAKKNKRACETDEEREMRRLRDREAKRMQRMQESEDQRARRLQRDRDAMRLKRANETPEKRQARLIREREAKRIKRRLEKIDPTLRTQIEHDPAAMAALTADMNLFQFPCPVPVPSMGNGLFMKLP, translated from the exons ATGTCCAGGCGAAAACAGACCAACCCCTTCAAAGTTGACT GGCCATTCCACACTTCCGGCATCACGGGATTTCAGCACACTATCAACATGGACGGCAGGGACGAGTTCACCGAAGGCAATGAGTGCTGCGGCAGCAACTCGCAGGAAGTGATCGGACACGAGAGCGCCACAG AAGACAGCGAAAGCGACCCGGACTCCTCGTCCAACGCCTCGACCGACGACCACATGAGTGCCAAGAGGGCGCCGTGCCGCCTGCAAGGAGCAGGAGTCAAAGAG GAGAATGAGGAAGGCTCCGACCACAACGGCAACTTTGTATGTCCTCTGTGCACGTTGGACTTTAGCAGCCCAGAGAAGCTCATCTCCCATGTCTACCAG CACACAAGCCTGATGAGCAACAGCAAGAGCTACGTGTGTCCCGTCTGTGGGAGAGCACTGAGTTCACCTGGCTCGCTCGGACGGCATCTTCTCATTCACTCGGAAGACCGTCTCTCCAACTGCGCCGTGTGTGGCGCGCACTTCACAGACACCGACAACTTCAACAG GGAGAAGCTCAAGGATGTTCTGGACACGACCAGGCTGGATGCCTCCGGCGGAAGTGATACTTGTCCCCTTACCCACTCGCTTTCCAGTACTCCCATGTCCAGTGCGGGACCTGGCTCTCATTCCTGTCATGGACCTGGACCCAGCCCCAGTTCCTGTCAAGGTCCCCATTCATGTCAAGTCCATGAACCCAGCAGCAGCCTCTGTCAAGGCCATCGAACGTGTCACATGTCCGGCTCATGTCAAGGCCCCTCAAGCCAAGGGCCCTCGTTTCCCTCCTTGCCCGACAGTCTGCTGTCCGAAGGACCGTCGCTGGCGTCCATCCCAGATGccctcacctcctcctcctcaggtcTTCCTCCCATTCCGGACATCCTGAATCCGATGCCTGTGTATCCGGCCGGCGTGCTCCTGGTGTGCAACAGTTGCGTGGCCTACCAGCAGCTAGTGGAGTCCCAGTCCCCCATGCGCAAATGGGCCCTGCGCCGCAAGAACGAGCCCCTGGAGTCCCGCCTGCACCGGCTGGAGCGTGAGCGCACGGCCAAAAAGAACAAGCGCGCTTGCGAGACAGACGAGGAACGCGAGATGCGGCGTCTGCGCGACCGCGAGGCCAAGCGCATGCAGAGGATGCAGGAGTCGGAGGATCAGCGGGCACGGCGCCTGCAGCGGGACCGTGACGCCATGCGCCTTAAGAGGGCCAACGAGACGCCCGAGAAGCGGCAGGCCCGGCTCATCCGCGAGCGCGAGGCCAAGAGGATCAAGCGGCGGCTGGAGAAGATCGACCCCACGCTCAGGACGCAGATCGAGCACGACCCAGCCGCCATGGCTGCGCTCACGGCCGACATGAACCTCTTTCAATTCCCCTGCCCCGTGCCCGTCCCTTCCATGGGCAATGGACTCTTCATGAAGCTGCCCTAA
- the znf821 gene encoding zinc finger protein 821 isoform X3: MGPFHTSGITGFQHTINMDGRDEFTEGNECCGSNSQEVIGHESATEDSESDPDSSSNASTDDHMSAKRAPCRLQGAGVKEENEEGSDHNGNFVCPLCTLDFSSPEKLISHVYQQHTSLMSNSKSYVCPVCGRALSSPGSLGRHLLIHSEDRLSNCAVCGAHFTDTDNFNREKLKDVLDTTRLDASGGSDTCPLTHSLSSTPMSSAGPGSHSCHGPGPSPSSCQGPHSCQVHEPSSSLCQGHRTCHMSGSCQGPSSQGPSFPSLPDSLLSEGPSLASIPDALTSSSSGLPPIPDILNPMPVYPAGVLLVCNSCVAYQQLVESQSPMRKWALRRKNEPLESRLHRLERERTAKKNKRACETDEEREMRRLRDREAKRMQRMQESEDQRARRLQRDRDAMRLKRANETPEKRQARLIREREAKRIKRRLEKIDPTLRTQIEHDPAAMAALTADMNLFQFPCPVPVPSMGNGLFMKLP, from the exons GGCCATTCCACACTTCCGGCATCACGGGATTTCAGCACACTATCAACATGGACGGCAGGGACGAGTTCACCGAAGGCAATGAGTGCTGCGGCAGCAACTCGCAGGAAGTGATCGGACACGAGAGCGCCACAG AAGACAGCGAAAGCGACCCGGACTCCTCGTCCAACGCCTCGACCGACGACCACATGAGTGCCAAGAGGGCGCCGTGCCGCCTGCAAGGAGCAGGAGTCAAAGAG GAGAATGAGGAAGGCTCCGACCACAACGGCAACTTTGTATGTCCTCTGTGCACGTTGGACTTTAGCAGCCCAGAGAAGCTCATCTCCCATGTCTACCAG CAGCACACAAGCCTGATGAGCAACAGCAAGAGCTACGTGTGTCCCGTCTGTGGGAGAGCACTGAGTTCACCTGGCTCGCTCGGACGGCATCTTCTCATTCACTCGGAAGACCGTCTCTCCAACTGCGCCGTGTGTGGCGCGCACTTCACAGACACCGACAACTTCAACAG GGAGAAGCTCAAGGATGTTCTGGACACGACCAGGCTGGATGCCTCCGGCGGAAGTGATACTTGTCCCCTTACCCACTCGCTTTCCAGTACTCCCATGTCCAGTGCGGGACCTGGCTCTCATTCCTGTCATGGACCTGGACCCAGCCCCAGTTCCTGTCAAGGTCCCCATTCATGTCAAGTCCATGAACCCAGCAGCAGCCTCTGTCAAGGCCATCGAACGTGTCACATGTCCGGCTCATGTCAAGGCCCCTCAAGCCAAGGGCCCTCGTTTCCCTCCTTGCCCGACAGTCTGCTGTCCGAAGGACCGTCGCTGGCGTCCATCCCAGATGccctcacctcctcctcctcaggtcTTCCTCCCATTCCGGACATCCTGAATCCGATGCCTGTGTATCCGGCCGGCGTGCTCCTGGTGTGCAACAGTTGCGTGGCCTACCAGCAGCTAGTGGAGTCCCAGTCCCCCATGCGCAAATGGGCCCTGCGCCGCAAGAACGAGCCCCTGGAGTCCCGCCTGCACCGGCTGGAGCGTGAGCGCACGGCCAAAAAGAACAAGCGCGCTTGCGAGACAGACGAGGAACGCGAGATGCGGCGTCTGCGCGACCGCGAGGCCAAGCGCATGCAGAGGATGCAGGAGTCGGAGGATCAGCGGGCACGGCGCCTGCAGCGGGACCGTGACGCCATGCGCCTTAAGAGGGCCAACGAGACGCCCGAGAAGCGGCAGGCCCGGCTCATCCGCGAGCGCGAGGCCAAGAGGATCAAGCGGCGGCTGGAGAAGATCGACCCCACGCTCAGGACGCAGATCGAGCACGACCCAGCCGCCATGGCTGCGCTCACGGCCGACATGAACCTCTTTCAATTCCCCTGCCCCGTGCCCGTCCCTTCCATGGGCAATGGACTCTTCATGAAGCTGCCCTAA
- the znf821 gene encoding zinc finger protein 821 isoform X4, with protein sequence MSAKRAPCRLQGAGVKEENEEGSDHNGNFVCPLCTLDFSSPEKLISHVYQQHTSLMSNSKSYVCPVCGRALSSPGSLGRHLLIHSEDRLSNCAVCGAHFTDTDNFNREKLKDVLDTTRLDASGGSDTCPLTHSLSSTPMSSAGPGSHSCHGPGPSPSSCQGPHSCQVHEPSSSLCQGHRTCHMSGSCQGPSSQGPSFPSLPDSLLSEGPSLASIPDALTSSSSGLPPIPDILNPMPVYPAGVLLVCNSCVAYQQLVESQSPMRKWALRRKNEPLESRLHRLERERTAKKNKRACETDEEREMRRLRDREAKRMQRMQESEDQRARRLQRDRDAMRLKRANETPEKRQARLIREREAKRIKRRLEKIDPTLRTQIEHDPAAMAALTADMNLFQFPCPVPVPSMGNGLFMKLP encoded by the exons ATGAGTGCCAAGAGGGCGCCGTGCCGCCTGCAAGGAGCAGGAGTCAAAGAG GAGAATGAGGAAGGCTCCGACCACAACGGCAACTTTGTATGTCCTCTGTGCACGTTGGACTTTAGCAGCCCAGAGAAGCTCATCTCCCATGTCTACCAG CAGCACACAAGCCTGATGAGCAACAGCAAGAGCTACGTGTGTCCCGTCTGTGGGAGAGCACTGAGTTCACCTGGCTCGCTCGGACGGCATCTTCTCATTCACTCGGAAGACCGTCTCTCCAACTGCGCCGTGTGTGGCGCGCACTTCACAGACACCGACAACTTCAACAG GGAGAAGCTCAAGGATGTTCTGGACACGACCAGGCTGGATGCCTCCGGCGGAAGTGATACTTGTCCCCTTACCCACTCGCTTTCCAGTACTCCCATGTCCAGTGCGGGACCTGGCTCTCATTCCTGTCATGGACCTGGACCCAGCCCCAGTTCCTGTCAAGGTCCCCATTCATGTCAAGTCCATGAACCCAGCAGCAGCCTCTGTCAAGGCCATCGAACGTGTCACATGTCCGGCTCATGTCAAGGCCCCTCAAGCCAAGGGCCCTCGTTTCCCTCCTTGCCCGACAGTCTGCTGTCCGAAGGACCGTCGCTGGCGTCCATCCCAGATGccctcacctcctcctcctcaggtcTTCCTCCCATTCCGGACATCCTGAATCCGATGCCTGTGTATCCGGCCGGCGTGCTCCTGGTGTGCAACAGTTGCGTGGCCTACCAGCAGCTAGTGGAGTCCCAGTCCCCCATGCGCAAATGGGCCCTGCGCCGCAAGAACGAGCCCCTGGAGTCCCGCCTGCACCGGCTGGAGCGTGAGCGCACGGCCAAAAAGAACAAGCGCGCTTGCGAGACAGACGAGGAACGCGAGATGCGGCGTCTGCGCGACCGCGAGGCCAAGCGCATGCAGAGGATGCAGGAGTCGGAGGATCAGCGGGCACGGCGCCTGCAGCGGGACCGTGACGCCATGCGCCTTAAGAGGGCCAACGAGACGCCCGAGAAGCGGCAGGCCCGGCTCATCCGCGAGCGCGAGGCCAAGAGGATCAAGCGGCGGCTGGAGAAGATCGACCCCACGCTCAGGACGCAGATCGAGCACGACCCAGCCGCCATGGCTGCGCTCACGGCCGACATGAACCTCTTTCAATTCCCCTGCCCCGTGCCCGTCCCTTCCATGGGCAATGGACTCTTCATGAAGCTGCCCTAA